The Pseudomonas eucalypticola genome has a window encoding:
- a CDS encoding ABC transporter ATP-binding protein, producing MTHPIVSFNHVGKLFEVDGGSLEAIREFNLQIAEGEFVAIVGSSGCGKSTLLRLLIGLDTDFRGEIQVDGKAVTGIGSERGIVFQEHRLFPWLTVEENIGLGLVNEPLSNEQRQRRVHDFIDLVGLKDFTRAYPHQLSGGMAQRVAIARGLVASPRILLLDEPFGALDALTRQQMQDELLAIRERAHITTVLVTHDVEEAIFLADRVVVMEPRPGRIKRVVDIDLPHPRQRSSFDFHQLREELLHELTSDGHYVAPQPEQIRDLHPAFIAC from the coding sequence CTGACCCACCCTATCGTCAGCTTCAATCACGTCGGCAAACTGTTCGAAGTGGACGGCGGCAGCCTGGAAGCCATTCGTGAATTCAACCTGCAGATCGCCGAGGGCGAGTTCGTCGCCATCGTCGGCTCCAGCGGTTGCGGCAAGTCGACCCTGCTGCGCCTGTTGATCGGCCTGGACACCGATTTTCGCGGCGAGATTCAAGTCGACGGCAAGGCCGTGACCGGCATCGGCAGCGAGCGTGGCATCGTCTTTCAGGAGCACCGCCTGTTCCCCTGGCTGACCGTGGAAGAAAACATCGGCCTGGGCCTGGTCAACGAGCCCCTGAGCAACGAGCAGCGCCAGCGCCGAGTGCATGACTTCATCGACCTGGTAGGCCTGAAGGATTTCACCCGCGCCTACCCGCACCAGCTCTCCGGCGGCATGGCCCAGCGGGTGGCCATCGCGCGCGGCCTGGTGGCGAGCCCGCGGATCCTGCTGCTGGACGAACCCTTTGGCGCCCTCGACGCCCTTACCCGGCAGCAGATGCAGGACGAGCTGCTGGCCATTCGCGAACGGGCGCACATCACCACGGTGCTGGTGACCCACGACGTGGAAGAAGCCATCTTCCTGGCCGACCGCGTGGTGGTCATGGAACCCCGGCCGGGGCGCATCAAGCGCGTGGTGGACATCGACTTGCCGCACCCGCGCCAGCGCAGCAGTTTCGACTTCCACCAACTGCGCGAAGAACTGCTGCATGAATTGACCAGCGACGGGCACTACGTCGCCCCCCAGCCCGAGCAGATCCGCGATCTGCACCCGGCCTTTATCGCCTGCTGA
- a CDS encoding ABC transporter substrate-binding protein gives MKKSLTHLARLVALPVLLACLPLAAHADAVKEIRIAVPDLSAGTEHSGGGVVDVLRQQQAFEKAFAADGIHIQWQFFKGAGPVINEAFANGQVDLAYLGDLAAIIGKSNGLDTRLLSATGRGIKQYLAVQPGSGIKTLQDLKGKRVGLFRGTASQLSFDAALASQGLSEKDLKIVNLDYSAAQSALAAKQIDATWGLLNAIVLQQRGLADIPLNTRDLGGAGSIQSVLVGNGAFVDAHPDIVARLIKAQDSAVQWLTQDGNKDAYVQLVSKQASYPPALVAQDLQADKLSEVFPATLDPQFLGKLQSSVDLAAQERLIRKPFKVADWVAR, from the coding sequence ATGAAGAAAAGCCTTACCCACCTCGCCCGACTCGTTGCTTTACCCGTGTTGCTGGCGTGCCTGCCATTGGCCGCGCATGCCGATGCGGTCAAGGAAATTCGCATTGCCGTGCCCGACCTCAGCGCGGGCACCGAACACAGCGGCGGCGGGGTAGTCGATGTGTTGCGCCAGCAGCAGGCGTTCGAGAAAGCCTTCGCCGCCGATGGCATCCATATCCAATGGCAATTCTTCAAAGGGGCCGGCCCGGTCATCAACGAGGCGTTCGCCAATGGCCAGGTCGACCTCGCCTACCTGGGGGACCTGGCTGCCATCATCGGCAAGTCCAATGGCCTGGATACCCGCCTGCTGAGCGCTACTGGCCGGGGCATCAAGCAATACCTGGCCGTGCAACCGGGCTCGGGCATCAAGACCCTGCAAGACCTCAAGGGCAAGCGCGTGGGGCTGTTCCGCGGTACTGCCAGCCAATTGTCGTTCGACGCCGCGCTCGCCAGCCAAGGCCTGAGTGAAAAGGACTTGAAGATCGTCAACCTGGACTACAGCGCGGCCCAGTCGGCCCTGGCGGCCAAGCAGATCGATGCCACCTGGGGCTTGCTCAATGCCATCGTGCTGCAACAGCGCGGGTTGGCGGATATACCCCTCAATACCCGCGACCTGGGCGGCGCGGGTAGCATCCAGAGTGTGCTGGTGGGCAATGGCGCATTCGTCGACGCCCACCCCGACATCGTCGCGCGGCTGATCAAGGCCCAGGATAGCGCGGTGCAATGGCTGACCCAGGACGGCAACAAGGATGCCTATGTGCAGTTGGTTTCCAAGCAGGCCAGCTACCCGCCAGCGCTGGTGGCCCAGGACCTGCAGGCCGACAAACTCAGCGAAGTGTTCCCGGCGACGCTGGATCCGCAGTTCCTGGGCAAGTTGCAATCCTCCGTGGACCTGGCAGCCCAGGAGCGCCTGATTCGCAAACCGTTCAAGGTGGCTGATTGGGTGGCCCGCTAA
- a CDS encoding arylsulfatase, translating into MPQRPNFLVILADDLGFSDIGAFGSEIATPHLDKLALAGLRLTDFHTAPTCSPTRSMLLTGTDHHIAGIGTMAEALTPELIGKPGYEGYLNDRVVALPELLREAGYQTLMSGKWHLGLTAELAPHARGFERSFSLLPGAANHYGFEPTFDDTTPGLLKATPALYIEDDTFVDELPADFYSSDAFGAKLLQYLKERDQSRPFFAYLPFSAPHWPLQAPADLVAKYKGRYDAGPHALRQERLVRLRELGLIDENTEAHPLLELNAEWDKLDDSQRRASARAMEVYAAMVERMDWNIGRVVEYLRQQGQLDNTFILFLSDNGAEGALLEAFPTFGPELMSYLDTHYDNSLDNIGRANSYVWYGPGWAQAATAPSRLFKAFTTEGGIRVPALIHYPALARQGQIGHGFGTVMDVTPTILDLAGVRHPGKRWRGREVAPVRGRSWLGYLSGETATVHDDKTVTGWELFGQRAIRQGNWKAVWIPGPVGPATWQLYDLSQDRGEIHDLAASHPDKLAALIGEWQKYVEETGVVLSQSPFQPD; encoded by the coding sequence ATGCCCCAACGTCCCAATTTTCTCGTGATCCTGGCCGACGACCTCGGCTTTTCCGACATCGGCGCCTTTGGCAGCGAAATCGCCACACCCCACCTGGACAAACTGGCCCTGGCCGGGCTGCGCCTGACCGACTTTCACACTGCACCCACGTGTTCGCCCACCCGCTCGATGCTGCTCACCGGCACCGACCACCACATCGCCGGCATCGGCACCATGGCCGAGGCGCTGACACCCGAGCTGATCGGCAAGCCAGGCTACGAGGGCTACCTCAACGACCGTGTGGTAGCCCTGCCGGAACTGCTGCGTGAAGCGGGCTACCAGACGCTGATGAGCGGCAAGTGGCACTTGGGCCTGACGGCCGAGCTGGCGCCCCACGCCCGCGGCTTCGAGCGTTCGTTCTCGCTGCTGCCCGGTGCCGCCAACCACTACGGCTTCGAGCCCACCTTCGATGACACCACCCCTGGCCTGCTCAAGGCCACGCCGGCGCTGTACATCGAAGACGACACCTTCGTCGACGAACTGCCCGCGGACTTCTATTCCTCCGACGCCTTCGGCGCCAAGCTGCTGCAGTACCTGAAGGAACGTGACCAGAGCCGCCCCTTCTTCGCCTACCTGCCCTTCTCGGCGCCGCACTGGCCGCTGCAGGCCCCGGCCGACCTGGTGGCCAAGTACAAGGGCCGCTACGATGCCGGGCCCCACGCCCTGCGCCAGGAACGCCTGGTCCGGCTGCGGGAGCTGGGCCTGATCGACGAGAACACCGAGGCGCACCCGTTGCTGGAATTGAACGCCGAGTGGGACAAGCTCGATGACAGCCAGCGCCGGGCCTCGGCCCGGGCCATGGAGGTGTACGCCGCCATGGTCGAACGCATGGACTGGAACATCGGGCGGGTGGTGGAGTACCTGCGCCAGCAGGGCCAGCTGGACAATACCTTCATTCTGTTTCTGTCCGACAACGGCGCCGAAGGTGCGCTGCTGGAAGCGTTCCCCACCTTTGGCCCGGAGCTGATGAGCTACCTGGACACCCACTACGACAACAGCCTGGACAATATCGGCCGGGCCAACTCCTACGTCTGGTATGGGCCAGGCTGGGCTCAGGCAGCCACCGCACCATCGCGGCTGTTCAAGGCTTTCACCACCGAAGGCGGCATCCGTGTGCCGGCGCTCATCCATTACCCGGCACTGGCCCGCCAGGGGCAGATAGGCCATGGCTTCGGCACGGTGATGGACGTGACCCCGACCATTCTCGACCTGGCGGGCGTGCGCCATCCGGGCAAGCGCTGGCGCGGCCGTGAGGTGGCGCCGGTACGTGGCCGCTCCTGGCTGGGGTATTTGTCCGGCGAAACCGCCACGGTGCATGACGACAAGACCGTGACCGGGTGGGAGCTGTTCGGCCAGCGGGCCATTCGCCAGGGGAATTGGAAGGCGGTCTGGATTCCAGGGCCCGTGGGGCCTGCTACCTGGCAGCTCTACGACCTGAGCCAAGACCGTGGCGAGATCCACGACCTGGCGGCCAGCCACCCGGACAAACTGGCGGCGTTGATCGGGGAATGGCAGAAATATGTCGAAGAGACCGGGGTGGTGCTGAGCCAGTCCCCGTTCCAACCTGACTGA
- a CDS encoding fatty acid desaturase: protein MDRTCASPDRLNAQQRSAHIRQVVMAKGDELRRQYPILKHQDAIGASILAFALAAMVGSAALYLAGYMAWWACLLLNAFFASLTHELEHDLIHSMYFRKQRVPHNVMLALVWLARPSTINPWIRRHLHLNHHKVSGTETDMEERAITNGEPWGLVRLLMVGDNVMSSLIRMLRAKTWTHKWSILKRTLRVYAPLALMNWSAWYVFLGFHAANGVAWLLGAPIEWSVSTLAVMHWVDIAVVVIVGPNVLRTFCLHFVSSNMHYYGDVELGNVMQQTQVLNAWWLWPLQAFCFNFGSTHGIHHFVVKEPFYIRQMTAPVAHRVMAEMGVRFNDFGTFGRANRFTRQPAEAPVGASSAA from the coding sequence ATGGACCGCACTTGTGCAAGCCCCGACAGACTGAATGCACAACAACGCAGTGCGCATATTCGCCAGGTGGTGATGGCCAAGGGTGACGAATTGCGTCGCCAGTACCCCATACTCAAGCATCAGGATGCCATCGGCGCCAGTATCCTGGCCTTTGCGCTGGCTGCCATGGTCGGCAGCGCGGCGCTCTATCTCGCCGGTTACATGGCCTGGTGGGCGTGCCTGTTGCTCAACGCCTTCTTCGCTTCGCTGACCCACGAGCTGGAACATGACCTGATTCACAGCATGTATTTTCGCAAGCAACGGGTGCCGCACAACGTGATGCTGGCGCTGGTCTGGCTGGCGCGGCCCAGCACCATCAACCCTTGGATCCGCCGCCATCTGCACCTCAACCACCACAAAGTGTCGGGCACAGAGACCGACATGGAAGAGCGTGCCATCACCAACGGCGAGCCATGGGGGCTGGTCCGGCTGCTGATGGTGGGCGATAACGTGATGTCGTCACTGATCCGCATGCTGCGGGCCAAGACCTGGACGCACAAGTGGAGCATCCTCAAGCGTACCCTGCGGGTCTACGCGCCGCTGGCGCTGATGAACTGGAGTGCCTGGTATGTGTTTCTGGGCTTTCACGCCGCCAACGGGGTGGCTTGGCTGCTGGGCGCGCCCATCGAGTGGTCGGTCAGCACCCTGGCGGTCATGCACTGGGTGGACATTGCGGTGGTGGTGATCGTCGGGCCGAACGTGTTGCGCACTTTCTGCCTGCATTTTGTCAGCTCGAACATGCATTACTACGGTGATGTAGAGCTGGGCAATGTGATGCAACAGACCCAGGTGCTCAATGCCTGGTGGCTGTGGCCATTGCAGGCGTTCTGCTTCAACTTCGGCAGCACCCATGGCATTCACCATTTTGTGGTGAAGGAGCCCTTCTACATTCGCCAGATGACCGCGCCGGTTGCGCACCGGGTGATGGCTGAGATGGGCGTGCGGTTCAATGATTTCGGGACCTTTGGCCGGGCGAATCGCTTCACCCGGCAGCCCGCAGAGGCTCCCGTGGGCGCCAGTTCTGCGGCCTGA
- a CDS encoding ABC transporter substrate-binding protein codes for MRKRFRPLLGLVLAALLGQTHAADPVTIRIGSPDQGAGTTPFIAGPVGMAHIQQQLEKEFAADGVKVEWHFFKGAGPAVNEALANQQLDFAWLGDLAAIIGRSSGLPTRLLLGARGNNMYLATAPNADIHSLADLKGKRVAVYRGTADQLSFGRALQSQGLKEHDLQIISLDWSAARAALASGQIDATWSGMGILALGPKGIQFPLSTKQLPPLATTQAGLVATQAFIDQHPDLTQRLVTVLVKNAAWLTDTRNQPAYNQQMAEQSAIPATLFEQEAKGDNLAFRESPRIDPFLRASLQDSVEQAKALGLVRRTFDTADWVEPRFVDAAIEQLKIGSLWPAFDANGKAL; via the coding sequence ATGAGAAAACGCTTCAGACCCTTGCTTGGCCTAGTACTGGCCGCCCTGCTCGGCCAGACCCACGCAGCGGACCCGGTGACCATTCGCATTGGCTCGCCTGACCAGGGCGCCGGCACCACGCCGTTCATTGCCGGGCCGGTGGGCATGGCGCATATCCAGCAGCAGCTGGAAAAGGAATTCGCTGCCGACGGCGTGAAGGTCGAGTGGCACTTCTTCAAAGGCGCCGGCCCGGCCGTCAACGAAGCGCTCGCCAACCAGCAACTGGACTTCGCCTGGCTCGGCGACCTGGCCGCGATCATCGGCCGCTCCAGTGGCCTGCCCACCCGCCTGCTGCTGGGCGCCAGGGGCAACAACATGTATTTGGCCACGGCCCCTAACGCGGACATCCACAGCCTGGCCGACCTCAAGGGCAAGCGCGTGGCAGTCTACCGTGGCACCGCTGACCAGCTGTCGTTCGGCCGTGCGCTGCAAAGCCAGGGCTTGAAGGAACATGACCTGCAGATCATCAGCCTGGACTGGAGCGCGGCCCGCGCCGCCCTGGCCAGCGGGCAGATCGACGCCACCTGGTCAGGCATGGGCATTCTCGCCCTGGGCCCGAAAGGCATCCAGTTCCCCTTGAGCACCAAGCAACTGCCACCCCTGGCGACCACCCAGGCGGGACTGGTCGCCACCCAGGCGTTCATCGACCAGCACCCCGACCTGACCCAGCGCCTGGTCACCGTGCTGGTCAAGAACGCCGCGTGGTTGACCGACACCCGGAACCAGCCAGCCTATAACCAGCAGATGGCCGAACAGAGCGCCATCCCCGCCACGCTGTTCGAGCAGGAAGCCAAGGGCGACAACCTGGCCTTCCGCGAATCGCCACGCATCGACCCGTTCCTGCGTGCCAGCCTGCAGGACAGCGTTGAACAGGCCAAGGCCCTTGGCCTGGTACGCCGTACCTTCGATACCGCCGACTGGGTGGAACCCCGCTTCGTCGACGCCGCCATCGAACAGCTGAAAATCGGCAGCCTGTGGCCCGCCTTCGACGCCAACGGCAAAGCCCTCTGA
- a CDS encoding LysR family transcriptional regulator — protein sequence MDLRQLRYFIALNEHRSFVRAADAMGITQPAFSRSIQGLEQEFGCVLVDRANKDLRPTPEGMVVLQHALSLVQGAALLASEVTQMTKLDAGELRFGCGPAPAVRLVPEAVSSFVRAHPKVRTYFEVNNWEKLSRALSREEIEFFIADIRHFEADPNFQTQELTPKRGVFFCRPGHPLLAKESLSTNDLFDYPLAAALIPPGVRKLLANLSGKTDFSPHIQTEHVPALVKIVLDSDAIGLTTEESFEENGKDLQLGRLHWRNLPQNLESLSARCGIVSRMGYRLSPAARAMIDTIVEIDAQPAAKAG from the coding sequence ATGGACCTGCGCCAACTGCGGTACTTCATCGCGCTCAACGAACACCGCAGTTTTGTCCGTGCCGCCGACGCCATGGGCATCACCCAGCCAGCCTTCAGCCGCAGCATCCAAGGCCTGGAGCAAGAGTTCGGCTGCGTGCTGGTGGACCGCGCCAACAAGGACCTGCGGCCTACGCCCGAAGGCATGGTGGTGCTGCAACATGCGCTGAGCCTGGTGCAGGGGGCGGCGCTGCTGGCCAGCGAAGTCACGCAGATGACCAAGCTCGATGCCGGCGAGCTGCGCTTCGGCTGCGGCCCGGCGCCGGCAGTGCGATTGGTGCCCGAGGCAGTGTCGAGCTTCGTGCGCGCACACCCCAAGGTGCGTACGTACTTCGAGGTGAACAACTGGGAGAAACTTAGCCGTGCGTTGAGCCGCGAGGAGATCGAGTTCTTCATCGCCGACATCCGCCACTTCGAGGCCGACCCCAATTTTCAGACGCAGGAGCTGACCCCCAAGCGTGGGGTATTCTTCTGTAGGCCGGGGCACCCCTTGCTGGCCAAGGAAAGCCTGTCGACCAACGACCTGTTCGACTACCCCTTGGCCGCGGCGCTGATCCCGCCGGGCGTGCGCAAGCTACTCGCCAACCTGAGCGGCAAGACCGATTTCAGCCCGCATATCCAGACTGAGCACGTGCCAGCGCTGGTCAAGATCGTGCTGGACTCCGATGCCATCGGCCTGACCACCGAAGAGAGCTTCGAAGAGAACGGCAAGGACCTGCAATTGGGCCGGCTGCACTGGCGCAACCTGCCCCAGAACCTGGAAAGCCTCAGTGCCCGCTGCGGCATTGTCAGCCGCATGGGGTATCGGCTGTCACCGGCAGCGCGGGCGATGATCGACACCATCGTCGAGATCGATGCCCAGCCTGCCGCCAAGGCGGGCTGA
- a CDS encoding ABC transporter permease encodes MARDSLLSLPLAKPAAAKRRAGPSPWQRLQAFYLPAALFALWWLASRNHWMSEQILPAPSLVWQSTLELATGDLPGNLWISLQRLFWGLLAGIGSGAVLGAWLGFSRRAERLVLPTFTALAQVPTLAWIPLFMVFFGIGELLKLVVLIKAIVVPVTLHTLVGVRDAQPKLREAAAVLRLPPHLLVRRLVLPAALPSFMAGVRLALGAGWSSLLAVELLASSEGIGYLMVWARQLFMLDIVFVCVVVIGIIGVAMDKGIALADSKLVHWPHAATAALPRSRRARGLDRLTPWLLPLALLVLWQLASQLQWVDANILASPLGVLRTTWAGLLDGSLLTAMGLSLGRTVGGLLLGGGLGFGLGLLLGLWKPADRVLGPSLAALRQIAIFAWVPLITAWFGLGEPAKWVFVALAAFFPLFIATHRSVANLSPQLAEAARVLRLNLWQRLRRLVLPGAAPGIFAGLRLSLIYAWLGTIGAEYFMPSNGGIASLMIGAQQLMRMDLIMSGMLLVGLTGALLNALGQRIEARATRWRHA; translated from the coding sequence ATGGCCCGTGATTCTCTCCTCAGCCTGCCCCTGGCCAAGCCCGCGGCCGCCAAGCGGCGTGCCGGGCCCTCGCCTTGGCAACGGCTGCAAGCCTTCTACCTGCCCGCGGCGCTCTTCGCGCTATGGTGGCTGGCCAGCCGCAACCATTGGATGAGCGAACAGATTCTGCCCGCACCCTCGCTGGTCTGGCAAAGCACCCTGGAGCTAGCCACCGGCGACCTGCCGGGCAACCTGTGGATAAGCCTGCAACGGCTGTTCTGGGGCCTGCTGGCGGGCATCGGCAGTGGTGCGGTACTGGGCGCCTGGCTGGGCTTCAGCCGGCGCGCCGAACGCCTGGTATTGCCGACCTTCACCGCGCTGGCGCAGGTTCCGACGTTGGCGTGGATCCCGCTGTTCATGGTGTTTTTCGGCATCGGCGAACTGCTCAAGCTGGTGGTGCTGATCAAGGCGATCGTCGTACCCGTCACACTGCACACCCTGGTCGGTGTCAGGGACGCCCAGCCCAAGCTGCGTGAGGCCGCTGCCGTGCTGCGGCTGCCGCCACACCTGCTGGTGCGCCGCCTGGTACTGCCGGCGGCCTTGCCGTCGTTCATGGCCGGCGTACGCCTGGCCCTGGGGGCGGGCTGGTCTTCGCTGCTGGCGGTGGAACTGCTGGCCTCCAGCGAAGGCATCGGTTACCTGATGGTGTGGGCGCGGCAGTTGTTCATGCTCGACATCGTATTCGTGTGCGTGGTGGTGATAGGCATCATCGGCGTGGCCATGGACAAGGGCATCGCCCTGGCCGACAGCAAGCTGGTGCACTGGCCCCACGCAGCCACCGCTGCCCTGCCTCGCAGCCGCCGCGCCCGAGGCCTGGACCGCCTGACACCCTGGCTGTTGCCCCTGGCGCTGCTGGTGCTGTGGCAGCTCGCCAGCCAGCTGCAGTGGGTGGATGCCAATATCCTCGCTTCGCCCCTGGGCGTGCTGCGCACCACCTGGGCTGGGTTGCTCGACGGCTCGTTGCTGACCGCCATGGGCCTGAGCCTGGGCCGCACCGTCGGCGGCCTGCTGCTGGGCGGTGGGCTGGGGTTTGGCCTGGGCCTGTTGCTGGGCCTGTGGAAGCCGGCTGACCGGGTGCTGGGCCCGAGCCTGGCGGCGCTGCGCCAGATTGCCATCTTTGCCTGGGTGCCACTGATCACCGCGTGGTTTGGCCTGGGGGAACCGGCCAAATGGGTATTCGTTGCGCTGGCGGCGTTTTTCCCGCTCTTCATCGCCACCCACCGCAGCGTCGCCAACCTGTCGCCGCAATTGGCCGAGGCAGCCCGGGTGCTGCGCCTGAACCTGTGGCAACGCCTGCGCCGCCTGGTCTTGCCGGGCGCCGCCCCAGGTATTTTCGCCGGTTTGCGCCTGAGCCTGATCTACGCCTGGTTGGGCACCATCGGCGCGGAGTATTTCATGCCGTCCAACGGCGGCATCGCCAGCCTGATGATCGGCGCGCAGCAGTTGATGCGCATGGACCTGATCATGAGCGGCATGCTCCTGGTCGGCCTTACCGGCGCTTTGCTCAACGCCCTCGGACAACGCATCGAAGCGCGCGCCACGCGCTGGAGACACGCATGA
- a CDS encoding TauD/TfdA dioxygenase family protein, whose product MSNATLAANATAVALDIHPVAGRIGAEIRGITLGADLDAATVAAIQAALVQYKVIFFRGQTHLDDQSQEAFAHLLGEPIAHPTVPVRDGTRYLMQLSGADGQRANSWHTDVTFVDAYPKASILRSVIAPASGGDTVWANTAAAYNELPAPLQELADKLWAVHSNEYDYATAKPDVSAEKIEQYRKVFTSTVFETEHPVVRVHPISGEKTLLLGHFVKRIKGYSASDSAHLFAVLQSHVVRLENTVRWRWAAGDVAIWDNRATQHYAVDDYGTQERIVRRVTLQGEVPVGVAGQRSVTTRGL is encoded by the coding sequence ATGAGCAATGCCACTCTCGCTGCAAACGCCACCGCCGTGGCGCTGGATATCCACCCGGTGGCCGGTCGCATCGGTGCCGAAATCCGCGGCATCACCCTGGGCGCCGACCTGGACGCTGCCACCGTGGCCGCCATTCAGGCTGCGCTGGTGCAGTACAAGGTGATCTTCTTCCGTGGTCAGACGCACCTGGATGACCAGAGCCAGGAAGCCTTTGCCCACCTGCTCGGCGAGCCAATCGCCCATCCCACCGTGCCGGTACGTGACGGCACCCGTTACCTGATGCAGCTCAGCGGCGCTGATGGCCAGCGGGCCAACTCGTGGCACACCGATGTGACCTTCGTGGACGCTTATCCGAAGGCGTCCATCCTGCGCTCTGTCATCGCCCCTGCTTCAGGTGGCGACACCGTATGGGCCAACACCGCGGCCGCCTACAACGAGCTGCCAGCCCCCCTGCAGGAGTTGGCGGACAAGCTCTGGGCAGTGCATAGCAACGAATACGATTACGCCACGGCCAAGCCGGACGTATCGGCCGAAAAAATTGAGCAGTACCGCAAGGTATTTACCTCCACGGTGTTCGAGACAGAGCACCCTGTGGTGCGCGTGCACCCCATCAGCGGCGAGAAAACCCTGCTGCTCGGCCATTTCGTCAAGCGCATTAAAGGCTATTCGGCCAGCGATTCGGCACACCTGTTCGCGGTGCTGCAAAGCCACGTGGTACGCCTGGAAAACACCGTGCGCTGGCGCTGGGCGGCCGGTGACGTGGCCATCTGGGACAACCGCGCTACCCAGCACTATGCAGTGGACGACTATGGCACCCAGGAGCGCATCGTGCGCCGGGTGACCTTGCAGGGCGAAGTGCCGGTGGGTGTCGCCGGGCAACGCAGCGTGACCACCCGCGGCCTGTAG
- a CDS encoding alkaline phosphatase family protein: protein MTAIKNVLYIMCDQLRRDYLSCYGHPHLHTPNIDRLAAAGVRFTRAYTQGTICGPSRMSAYTGRYVSSHQVAWNGVPLPLDEFTLGDYLRPAGIRTALVGKTHATPNTDAQQRLAMTPGSSEAEQLNEVGFEAYFRHDGLFPDDPIFDSKREGSPYTHHLRGLGFEGRNPWHDWANAAEGDNGEILSGWKMRNAHLPARIPEQHSETVYTTDRAIDFIGEQGEQPWCLHLSYIKPHWPYIAPAPYHALYSKDQVLPAVRPAPGAENDHPVYNAFRQHEESLNFSREEVRLNVIPTYMGLIKQVDDQLGRLFDFMQSNGRWDDTLIVFTSDHGDYLGDHFLGEKEFLLEPAVGVPLIVRDPRPQADVTRGTVDEHLAETIDALPTFLDALGLPAADHRLEGRSLIPLLHGQQPAWRDFAVAEYDYAFQAPARERLGQAIDRCRMYMVRSERFKYLAYDGYRPQLFDLQEDPQELHDLGTDPAFAAVREQHQGYLFDWLRGLKRRTTISNQEIDLRGKRFRYGEPETEKLVPIGVW from the coding sequence ATGACCGCCATCAAGAACGTGCTGTATATCATGTGCGACCAGCTGCGCCGCGACTACCTGTCGTGCTACGGCCACCCGCACTTGCATACCCCTAACATCGACCGCCTGGCCGCGGCTGGCGTGCGCTTCACCCGTGCCTATACCCAAGGCACCATCTGCGGGCCGTCGCGCATGTCGGCCTACACCGGCCGTTACGTCAGCAGCCACCAGGTGGCATGGAATGGCGTGCCGCTGCCGCTGGATGAATTCACCCTCGGCGATTACCTGCGCCCCGCGGGTATCCGTACCGCGCTGGTGGGCAAGACCCACGCCACGCCCAACACCGACGCGCAGCAGCGCCTGGCCATGACACCGGGCAGCAGCGAGGCCGAGCAGTTGAATGAGGTAGGTTTCGAGGCCTATTTCCGCCATGACGGTCTGTTCCCCGACGACCCGATCTTCGACAGCAAACGTGAAGGCTCGCCCTACACCCACCACCTGCGTGGCCTGGGCTTCGAAGGCCGCAACCCGTGGCACGACTGGGCCAACGCCGCCGAAGGCGACAACGGCGAAATCCTCAGCGGCTGGAAGATGCGCAACGCGCACCTGCCGGCGCGCATTCCCGAGCAGCACTCGGAAACCGTCTATACCACCGACCGCGCCATCGACTTCATCGGTGAACAGGGTGAGCAACCCTGGTGCCTGCATCTCTCGTACATCAAACCTCACTGGCCCTACATAGCACCGGCGCCCTACCACGCGCTGTACAGCAAAGACCAGGTACTGCCCGCCGTGCGCCCAGCGCCGGGAGCCGAAAACGATCACCCGGTGTACAACGCCTTCCGCCAGCACGAGGAGAGCCTGAATTTCTCCCGCGAAGAAGTGCGCCTGAACGTGATCCCTACCTACATGGGCCTGATCAAGCAGGTAGATGATCAATTGGGGCGCCTGTTCGACTTCATGCAAAGCAACGGCCGCTGGGACGACACCCTGATCGTGTTCACCAGTGACCATGGTGATTACCTGGGCGACCACTTCCTGGGCGAAAAGGAGTTCTTGCTGGAACCGGCGGTAGGGGTGCCATTGATCGTGCGCGACCCCCGCCCCCAGGCCGACGTGACCCGTGGCACGGTGGACGAACACCTGGCCGAAACCATCGATGCCCTGCCCACCTTCCTCGACGCGCTGGGGCTACCCGCTGCCGACCACCGCCTGGAAGGGCGTTCGCTGATCCCGCTGTTGCATGGCCAGCAACCGGCCTGGCGTGATTTCGCCGTGGCCGAGTATGACTATGCGTTCCAGGCCCCCGCCCGCGAGCGCCTGGGCCAGGCGATCGACCGCTGCCGCATGTACATGGTGCGCAGCGAACGCTTCAAGTACCTGGCTTACGACGGTTACCGGCCGCAGTTGTTCGACCTGCAGGAAGACCCCCAGGAGCTGCACGACCTGGGCACCGATCCGGCGTTCGCCGCAGTCCGCGAGCAACACCAGGGCTATCTGTTCGATTGGCTGCGCGGGTTGAAACGCCGTACCACCATCAGCAACCAGGAGATCGACCTGCGCGGCAAGCGCTTCCGCTATGGCGAGCCGGAAACCGAAAAACTGGTGCCGATCGGCGTCTGGTGA